In one Tessaracoccus palaemonis genomic region, the following are encoded:
- a CDS encoding prephenate dehydrogenase: MPEPTNVLILGAGLVGSSLGLALTRAGYDVRLWDIATSHAVVAAGLGAGEVSDESTDNPDVVIVATPPDVIPELVAEVLGKFPHAVVTDVGSVKAPILAAVDRIAPEHHRYVGSHPMAGSQFTGPLTASGDLFRDRTWVVTPQEGNTPEDVAVVERLARDVGARVVTMPAPLHDEAVAQVSHVPHLMSILTASHLREIPQPNLRLAGQGIRDVTRIAGSDPALWRQILTSNAAAVRHELLEVSRDLSYLIQVLDDGDKLEKFLGLGQAGALSLVGKHGQDPIDMLEVTVEIPDEPRALARLFNDIGEAGFNVEDFELTHDPVRKVGYLSIAVEREVAEKLRGAITEGGWHAWSASRGR; encoded by the coding sequence ATGCCTGAGCCGACCAACGTCCTCATCCTCGGTGCCGGGCTCGTCGGCTCGTCGCTCGGCCTGGCGCTCACCCGCGCCGGCTACGACGTGCGGCTGTGGGACATCGCCACTTCCCACGCGGTCGTCGCGGCAGGGCTGGGTGCCGGCGAGGTCTCCGACGAGAGCACAGACAACCCCGACGTCGTCATCGTCGCCACCCCGCCCGACGTCATCCCCGAGCTCGTCGCCGAGGTGCTCGGCAAGTTCCCGCACGCCGTCGTCACGGACGTCGGCTCCGTCAAGGCACCCATCCTAGCCGCCGTCGACCGCATCGCGCCGGAGCACCACCGCTACGTCGGCTCGCACCCGATGGCGGGCTCGCAGTTCACCGGGCCGCTGACCGCGTCGGGCGACCTGTTCCGCGACCGCACCTGGGTCGTTACGCCGCAGGAGGGCAACACCCCCGAGGACGTCGCCGTCGTCGAGCGGCTCGCGCGCGACGTCGGCGCCCGCGTCGTCACGATGCCCGCGCCACTGCACGACGAGGCCGTCGCGCAGGTCAGCCACGTGCCGCACCTCATGAGCATCCTCACCGCGAGCCACCTGCGGGAGATCCCGCAGCCCAACCTCCGGCTGGCGGGGCAGGGCATCCGGGACGTGACGCGCATCGCGGGCTCCGACCCCGCCCTGTGGCGCCAGATCCTCACCTCCAACGCGGCCGCGGTCCGGCACGAACTGCTCGAGGTCTCGCGCGACCTGTCCTACCTGATCCAGGTGCTCGACGACGGGGACAAGCTGGAGAAGTTCCTCGGCCTCGGCCAGGCGGGTGCCCTGTCGCTCGTCGGCAAGCACGGCCAGGACCCGATCGACATGCTCGAGGTCACCGTCGAGATCCCCGACGAGCCGCGCGCGCTCGCCCGGCTCTTCAACGACATCGGCGAGGCCGGCTTCAACGTCGAGGACTTCGAACTCACACACGACCCGGTCCGGAAGGTCGGCTACCTGTCGATCGCCGTCGAGCGGGAGGTCGCGGAGAAGCTCCGCGGCGCCATCACAGAGGGAGGCTGGCACGCGTGGTCCGCCAGCCGGGGAAGGTAA
- the cmk gene encoding (d)CMP kinase, protein MEAGSFLVAIDGPSGSGKSTTAKLLARRQGLGYLDTGAMYRAATAEVLRSLPESATDEDIVALVEGAEFTLSTDPDAPRFAINGIDVTSEIREPRIAAAVSRVATILAVRRSLTQRMREVISDHQRRIVVEGRDITTVVAPDADVRVLLVADPQARVARRAAEVAGKATAAEVTDQVLRRDRDDSTVSNFTDAAEGVTVIDSTFLSPDEVVDEIISLAEAAR, encoded by the coding sequence ATCGAAGCTGGATCGTTCCTGGTCGCGATCGACGGGCCGAGCGGGTCGGGCAAGTCCACCACGGCCAAGCTGCTCGCGCGCCGGCAGGGCCTCGGGTACCTCGACACCGGGGCCATGTACCGCGCCGCCACCGCCGAGGTGCTCCGGAGCCTGCCCGAGTCCGCCACCGACGAGGACATCGTCGCGCTCGTCGAGGGTGCCGAGTTCACCCTCAGCACCGACCCCGACGCCCCCCGGTTCGCCATCAACGGCATCGACGTGACCAGCGAGATCCGCGAGCCGCGCATCGCGGCGGCCGTGTCCCGGGTCGCGACCATCCTCGCCGTGCGCCGGTCGCTGACGCAGCGCATGCGGGAGGTCATCAGCGACCACCAGCGCCGCATCGTCGTCGAGGGCCGCGACATCACCACGGTCGTGGCGCCCGACGCCGACGTCCGCGTCCTGCTCGTCGCCGACCCCCAGGCGCGCGTCGCCCGTCGCGCGGCCGAGGTCGCCGGGAAGGCGACCGCCGCCGAGGTCACCGACCAGGTGCTGCGCCGCGACCGCGACGACTCGACGGTGTCGAACTTCACCGACGCCGCCGAGGGCGTCACCGTCATCGACTCGACGTTCCTGAGTCCCGACGAGGTCGTCGACGAGATCATCTCGCTGGCCGAGGCGGCCCGCTGA
- the der gene encoding ribosome biogenesis GTPase Der, translating into MTDTVKPIVAVVGRPNVGKSTLVNRILGRREAVVQDTPGVTRDRVSYDANWNGREFILVDTGGWASDATGMALQIAEQAELAIATADAVLFVVDATVGTLDEDEAVVRVLRRSNKPVVLAANKVDDQRHEAMAATMWNLGLGEPYAVSAMHGRGSGDLLDALLDALPEAPREREVEEAGPRRVAIVGKPNVGKSSLLNKLAAQQRVVVSDISGTTVDPVDEIVEVGGQVYRLIDTAGIRRRVKEASGHEYYASLRTQTAIERAEVCIMVIDASEPVTDQDLRILSSIEDAGRALVIAFNKWDLTDEERRRYLDREIERDLVAFRWAPTVNISALTGRNVDKIGKAIETAAAGWETRISTGKLNAFLGRLAAAHPHPLRGGKQPRILFGTQASACPPTFALFTSGQFDDTYKRFIERRLREDFGFEGSPVHVEIRPRAKRSER; encoded by the coding sequence GTGACAGACACCGTCAAGCCGATCGTCGCCGTCGTCGGCAGGCCCAATGTCGGCAAATCGACGCTGGTGAACCGCATCCTGGGGCGCCGCGAGGCCGTCGTGCAGGACACGCCAGGCGTGACCCGCGACCGCGTGAGCTACGACGCCAACTGGAACGGCCGCGAGTTCATCCTCGTCGACACCGGCGGCTGGGCCTCCGACGCGACGGGCATGGCCCTGCAGATCGCCGAGCAGGCCGAGCTGGCCATCGCGACGGCCGACGCTGTGCTGTTCGTCGTCGACGCCACCGTCGGCACCCTCGACGAGGACGAGGCCGTCGTGCGCGTGCTGCGTCGCTCGAACAAGCCCGTCGTGCTCGCCGCCAACAAGGTCGACGACCAGCGCCACGAGGCCATGGCCGCGACCATGTGGAACCTCGGCCTCGGCGAGCCGTACGCCGTCTCGGCCATGCACGGCCGCGGCTCGGGCGACCTGCTCGATGCCCTGCTGGATGCCCTGCCGGAGGCCCCGCGCGAGCGCGAGGTCGAGGAGGCGGGACCCCGTCGCGTCGCGATCGTCGGCAAGCCGAACGTCGGCAAGTCGTCCCTGTTGAACAAGCTCGCCGCGCAGCAGCGCGTCGTCGTGTCCGACATCTCCGGCACCACCGTCGACCCCGTCGACGAGATCGTTGAGGTCGGCGGGCAGGTCTACCGCCTCATTGACACCGCCGGCATCCGTCGTCGCGTCAAGGAGGCCTCGGGCCACGAGTACTACGCGAGCCTCCGGACGCAGACGGCCATCGAGCGGGCCGAGGTCTGCATCATGGTCATCGACGCGTCCGAGCCCGTCACCGACCAGGACCTGCGCATCCTCAGCTCGATCGAGGACGCCGGCCGCGCGCTGGTCATCGCGTTCAACAAGTGGGACCTGACCGACGAGGAGCGTCGCCGCTACCTCGACCGGGAGATCGAGCGCGACCTCGTCGCGTTCCGCTGGGCGCCCACCGTCAACATCTCCGCGCTGACCGGCCGCAACGTCGACAAGATCGGCAAGGCCATCGAGACCGCCGCCGCCGGCTGGGAGACCCGCATCTCCACGGGCAAGCTCAACGCGTTCCTCGGCCGCCTGGCCGCCGCACACCCGCACCCGCTGCGGGGCGGCAAGCAGCCGCGCATCCTGTTCGGCACGCAGGCCAGCGCCTGCCCTCCCACGTTCGCGCTGTTCACCAGCGGTCAGTTCGACGACACCTACAAGCGCTTCATCGAGCGTCGCCTCCGCGAGGACTTCGGCTTCGAGGGCTCCCCGGTGCACGTCGAGATCCGGCCCCGCGCGAAGCGCTCGGAGCGCTGA
- a CDS encoding YdcF family protein: MDLIPWLPIVLLAAGLLIGVLVEPRRFGQGIALTLLAGIVASLLLVRVGDTLNAAGGNEATGYLLLGIFLLMVLGVALLGLFLVVNAFTMWRREGLGPAPRISGLAGLATAVYVVAAVATVVLDLQDLVPLLLLVGLPAAYVAFLFVSFLSYSLLYVWFSNRFGRPVDAVIVLGSGLAGGERVTPLLAGRLRKGRQVFERSARSGRQPVLIVSGGRGGDEHLSEAAAMSRWLTDDGFRGPLALEDRSTDTAENLEFSAELIGEERRAGRVAVATSDYHAFRAAIIMRKAGIRGYTVGCRTARYYWPSATLREFIAILLEHSRFNLVVVGLLCLPLAFYIVNVVTSAFS; the protein is encoded by the coding sequence ATGGACCTCATCCCGTGGCTGCCGATCGTGCTGCTCGCGGCCGGGCTTCTCATCGGCGTCCTCGTCGAACCTCGAAGGTTCGGACAGGGCATCGCCCTGACGCTGCTCGCAGGCATCGTGGCCAGCCTCCTGCTGGTGCGCGTCGGCGACACTCTCAACGCGGCCGGTGGGAACGAGGCGACGGGCTACCTGCTGCTGGGCATCTTCCTGCTGATGGTGCTGGGGGTCGCGCTGCTCGGGCTGTTCCTCGTCGTGAACGCGTTCACGATGTGGCGCCGGGAGGGGCTGGGGCCCGCCCCGCGCATCTCCGGCCTCGCCGGGCTCGCGACGGCCGTCTACGTCGTGGCCGCCGTGGCAACGGTGGTCCTCGACCTGCAGGACCTGGTGCCACTGCTGCTCCTGGTCGGGCTGCCGGCGGCCTACGTGGCGTTCCTGTTCGTCTCCTTCCTGAGCTACTCGCTGCTGTACGTGTGGTTCTCGAACCGCTTCGGCCGCCCCGTCGACGCGGTCATCGTCCTCGGGTCGGGGCTGGCCGGGGGAGAGCGGGTCACTCCGCTGCTGGCGGGGCGGCTCCGGAAGGGCCGACAGGTCTTCGAGAGGTCCGCACGCTCCGGCCGTCAGCCCGTCCTCATCGTCTCCGGCGGGCGCGGAGGCGACGAGCACCTGAGCGAGGCCGCGGCCATGTCGCGCTGGCTGACCGACGACGGGTTCCGGGGCCCGCTCGCCCTCGAGGACCGCTCGACGGACACTGCGGAGAACCTCGAGTTCTCCGCCGAGCTGATTGGCGAGGAGCGTCGCGCGGGCCGCGTCGCCGTCGCCACCAGCGACTACCACGCGTTCCGCGCGGCGATCATCATGCGCAAGGCCGGCATCCGCGGCTACACCGTCGGCTGCCGCACGGCCCGCTACTACTGGCCCAGCGCGACGCTGCGGGAGTTCATCGCCATCCTGCTCGAGCACTCGCGATTCAACCTGGTGGTGGTCGGGCTACTGTGTCTGCCGCTCGCCTTCTACATCGTCAACGTCGTCACATCCGCCTTCAGCTGA
- a CDS encoding class I SAM-dependent methyltransferase: protein MNHHHDEPAQDPVSFWEARYGERDQIWTGNVNKALADVAADLKPGVSLDLGCGEGGDVIWLAQRGWRAIGIDISSTAITRARAAAQRLGLGERQAEFLVEDLSHLDVRGPFDLVTASFFQSPVELPRTVVLRRAAGLVRSGGHLLVTSHAAAPKGSGHEDQDFAEYQPDVQLAALDLPEDQWAVEVAEVRSRVGLHDGVEREFDDSVVLLRRL, encoded by the coding sequence ATGAACCACCACCACGACGAACCCGCGCAGGATCCGGTGTCCTTCTGGGAGGCGCGCTACGGCGAGCGGGACCAGATCTGGACCGGCAACGTGAACAAGGCCCTGGCCGATGTCGCCGCGGACCTCAAGCCCGGCGTCTCGCTCGACCTCGGCTGCGGCGAGGGGGGCGACGTCATCTGGCTGGCGCAGCGGGGCTGGCGGGCCATCGGCATCGACATCTCCAGCACCGCCATCACCCGCGCCCGGGCCGCCGCGCAGCGACTCGGGCTGGGGGAGCGGCAGGCGGAGTTCCTCGTCGAGGACCTCTCCCACCTCGACGTGCGCGGCCCCTTTGACCTGGTGACCGCGAGCTTCTTCCAGTCGCCCGTCGAGCTGCCCCGCACCGTCGTCCTCCGGCGTGCCGCCGGCCTCGTCCGATCCGGTGGACACCTGCTCGTCACGTCGCACGCCGCGGCGCCGAAGGGCTCCGGTCACGAGGACCAGGACTTCGCGGAGTACCAGCCCGACGTGCAGCTGGCGGCCCTCGACCTGCCGGAGGACCAGTGGGCCGTCGAGGTCGCCGAGGTCCGCTCCCGCGTCGGCCTCCACGACGGCGTCGAGCGCGAGTTCGACGACTCCGTAGTGCTGCTCCGGCGCCTCTGA
- a CDS encoding recombinase family protein, whose amino-acid sequence MIRLAFEMYAAGDATLEDIQSELTDRGLRTRATQRRPAGPISVSKIHQLLQDPYYVGIVSYKGDEYSGRHEPLIDRDLFDEVQDLMASRGRAGERRRVVHHYLKGTLWCGACWHRDQTIRRMIIRRTISRSGDEYLYFFCRGTQDGTCNAKYSNVQRVEDAVAEHCRTVQFTPDFIHAMRQSLADALTDQEASQHALKEQLESQLARLDTQESNLLDLAIDDTIPKDKIRAKLREIGVTRERLNAQLAAAVDTLTDAVEFISVNLRLLENPYELYRHGSDEVRRRLNQAIFTRVFIDHDEITGHALKAPLDDLLTVQTTYHANSVAKSCEEPPPGIEPFTWSEHHPATTKEGAAHKGDSFTSTTLRLPTNLDHRVPVSSKPHLVGLTGFEPATP is encoded by the coding sequence CTGATTCGGCTCGCGTTCGAGATGTACGCCGCGGGCGACGCCACGCTCGAAGACATCCAATCCGAGCTCACCGACCGAGGCCTGCGCACCAGAGCTACCCAACGTCGCCCTGCTGGACCCATCTCCGTCTCCAAGATCCACCAACTGCTCCAGGACCCGTACTACGTCGGCATCGTCAGCTACAAGGGCGACGAGTACAGCGGCCGGCACGAGCCCCTCATCGACCGCGACCTGTTCGACGAAGTGCAAGATCTCATGGCATCCCGCGGGCGCGCAGGAGAACGGCGCCGCGTTGTTCACCACTACCTCAAGGGCACCCTCTGGTGTGGGGCGTGCTGGCACCGCGACCAGACCATCAGGCGCATGATCATCCGTCGCACCATTTCGCGCTCAGGGGACGAGTACCTGTACTTCTTCTGCCGAGGCACCCAGGACGGCACATGCAACGCGAAGTACTCCAACGTGCAACGCGTCGAGGACGCCGTCGCAGAGCACTGCCGGACAGTCCAGTTCACGCCCGACTTCATCCACGCGATGCGACAATCGCTCGCCGACGCTCTCACCGACCAGGAAGCCTCACAGCACGCGCTGAAGGAACAGCTCGAGAGTCAGCTTGCCCGGCTCGACACCCAGGAGTCCAACCTGCTCGACCTGGCCATCGACGACACCATCCCCAAGGACAAGATCCGGGCCAAGCTGCGCGAGATCGGGGTCACCCGCGAGCGGCTGAATGCCCAGCTCGCGGCGGCCGTCGACACCCTGACCGACGCCGTCGAGTTCATCAGCGTGAACCTCCGCCTACTGGAGAACCCCTACGAGCTATACCGGCACGGCAGCGACGAGGTCCGCCGCCGACTCAACCAAGCCATCTTCACCCGCGTGTTCATCGACCACGACGAGATCACCGGACACGCGCTAAAAGCCCCGCTCGACGATCTGCTGACCGTGCAGACGACCTACCACGCGAACTCCGTAGCCAAGAGCTGCGAGGAGCCACCACCCGGCATCGAGCCGTTCACCTGGTCCGAGCACCACCCAGCAACAACGAAGGAAGGAGCCGCCCACAAGGGCGACTCCTTCACTTCTACGACCCTGCGGCTTCCTACCAACCTGGACCATAGGGTCCCTGTTTCCAGTAAGCCGCACCTGGTCGGGCTGACAGGATTTGAACCTGCGACCCCTTGA
- a CDS encoding recombinase family protein — MTIVDEYLEPGKSAREMTKRVAFQQMLDRIRTQRDVDYVIIYKLSRMARNRFDDAIVGAELKKRGVTLISATESIDETPVGQLMHGILAAFNEFRSAEEGADIAYKMGEKAKKGGTLGKAPIGYLNTIDRIDGREIRAVAIDK; from the coding sequence ATCACGATCGTCGACGAGTACCTCGAACCTGGCAAATCTGCCCGCGAGATGACAAAGCGAGTCGCCTTCCAGCAGATGCTCGACCGCATCCGCACCCAACGCGACGTCGACTACGTCATCATCTACAAGCTCTCCCGTATGGCCCGCAACCGATTCGACGACGCCATCGTCGGGGCCGAACTCAAGAAGCGTGGCGTCACGCTCATCTCCGCTACCGAGTCCATCGATGAGACGCCCGTCGGGCAGCTCATGCACGGGATCCTCGCTGCCTTCAACGAGTTCCGGTCAGCCGAAGAAGGCGCCGACATCGCCTACAAGATGGGCGAGAAGGCCAAGAAGGGCGGCACCCTCGGCAAGGCGCCCATCGGCTACCTCAACACCATCGACCGCATCGATGGCCGCGAGATTCGCGCCGTCGCAATCGACAAGTAG
- a CDS encoding DUF3846 domain-containing protein yields MVNGIFVPAIEGEPEVRTYASLKEYQTAVGGLIEAIDVPDLGITIYINEEGLLRHLPFNSTASFLWWYHVPQSRKAMLVGDAVIVGMPDENGDSTDVPQKVVDLVMDDSEYCVLIRVGGSSESVSTSRFSSILLPLADGDPNWCVSCTRYEGYVTAAAWALASSKGGQVPSTWRCCLSPAWPSTFRKRSGASRRRPESLHHRGRSRDREPASSLPGRLPNHQASWLLCGCQTIHSGSPTARI; encoded by the coding sequence ATGGTTAACGGGATCTTCGTCCCCGCCATCGAAGGGGAGCCTGAGGTGCGCACATACGCGTCCCTGAAGGAGTACCAGACCGCCGTCGGCGGCTTGATCGAAGCGATCGACGTGCCAGATCTGGGCATCACCATCTACATCAACGAGGAGGGGTTGCTGCGGCATCTGCCGTTCAACTCCACCGCCTCGTTCCTGTGGTGGTACCACGTGCCTCAGTCGCGCAAGGCGATGCTGGTCGGGGACGCCGTCATCGTGGGCATGCCCGACGAGAACGGAGACAGCACCGATGTACCGCAGAAGGTGGTCGACCTGGTTATGGATGACAGCGAGTACTGCGTCCTGATCAGGGTCGGAGGCTCTTCCGAGTCCGTCAGCACGAGCAGGTTCTCAAGCATCCTGCTCCCGCTGGCCGACGGCGATCCGAACTGGTGCGTCAGCTGCACTCGCTACGAAGGCTACGTCACCGCGGCCGCCTGGGCGCTCGCATCCTCGAAAGGTGGCCAGGTGCCATCGACGTGGAGGTGCTGCCTGTCGCCGGCTTGGCCTTCCACCTTCAGGAAGCGCTCAGGAGCTTCGAGAAGACGCCCTGAGTCTCTTCACCATCGCGGCCGGTCCCGGGATCGAGAACCTGCAAGTTCTCTCCCGGGCCGGCTGCCCAATCACCAGGCCTCGTGGCTGCTGTGCGGTTGCCAGACGATCCATTCCGGATCGCCAACCGCTCGCATCTAG